TCTTCTTTTAGATTGATCCACATTAAATTCAACTTTCAATTTCATggatttccttttcatttttgtatcaaaatattaatattgatacaAAATATAACATGATAAAATGGATAAACATATCCCCAAATTATGCAAAAAGATCTATAAATATGGAagtttttaatttacttttcaagttaCTAATCAAACAAATCTTTGGACAAAAAAACTACCCCCTTAAATGGAGATTATaaccattttctctttttcagaaAGGCATAGaaatttgtttctcttttagacatttttgaataaataaaaagagtatTATAATCATTAATACAAGTGTTAACTCATAGTCCACTCACCatgaaaaagcaaaatcatATACAGGGTCCTCATTGTGTTGTGAAAGTAGGAAAGTGAAATCTTAACTATCATCGACACAGGAAGCCGTAGAGGTGGACTGTGGTTATCATAGCTTCCTggaggtgcattgtgggacataTATACTGGTACGTGCTGTGCATGGATTCCCCCGAAAACACGATTGCCATACTGTACAACTGAGAACTGAGAAAACTGCCCTTTCAATATGGCAACACACATTACAGTTTGACTTGTTCTTCCACAGTTGAGATAACCATTTCACTTGGTCACTGGTCTTGTGACTGGGTTTCTACTTTCTCGCATGCTGGCCAACAGTCAGTGACAgtgaaataaactttaaattaataaaGTTAATGGTGAACTAAGGGTAAAATATCATTAATCATGTTCATCAGGTAGGTCAGTAATGAAGTATGAAGGAGTGTAGTGTGATGgttgcaaacaaaacacaaaatcttcATCAAACCAGTtggtgggaggaagagagaggagagacattAGAAAATAATCCAAATAGGCTTCAGCTCTATACTGTACTCAGATCTAGACAGCTTCCTGATTTCCTTCCCTACCTTGCCCATTGGCTCCTGAACCAGGAAGTCAAATCAGCCACACAGGCAACAGGCAATGGTTTTGACTATAAAATCCAACAAACCACCATGTAAATTGAACCacccaaaatatacatttgggTTAGTCTACCACAAAGCCACTAGATGTCACCATCCGACTGATGTTGTGTGCAACACGAGCTGGATGCAGTGTTCAAGTCCCTGTAGTCTGCATCATGTCAACCAACTGACAGTTGGGCAACCTCCTCTCACATGAACTGCACGTCAACTTCTCTGGTAAGCCGGTTCTCATTACTTTTTCGTTATCATCTTGTTACTGGTATTTTCCTCTTTGTAGCATTATGCGAGCAGTGAGATCATCTTTTAAagtacaaatatgttttattattatagttgtttattttatttatcatactCTAATCCAGTGTGCTATAAAGGGAAGTCTTGTACGCGTAACTTCATGCACATAGTTCCTTTAAAAGAGCTCCTCCCATTGCTCTTTAAAGCCTAGGCTTACATAGTCATATAAGAAACTAGTCACCCACTAGACCATTGACAGTACGTTTTTACAAGAAATAGCAGAGTTTACATGATGGTATTTTGTCTAGAATATCGGGCAGTGGTCTACCAAAACAAATGGCTTCTGTGGACAAACAGTGGGCATAAATGAAGACCTAGAGTCGGGGTGGCCAAACCTTTTTGATTGTGAGCCATATACAGACATagaaaatcattttctttatccaAATAACTGTTTAACCATTAGCTGTTCGACTTTACAGTAGCGTAATGGTGTGGCCACATAttacagaaaacatttctgtatctgctgctcttaaatttgatttaaatgtatcaaatgcTTTTAAAGTCAAATACAGTGCATGGCCTACTGTTATGATGTTATGTGTAAAGCTGTAATTAAgataaattataacaaaaatgatgacaaaaatgccatattctggtttatttaaaaaaaaaaaatatatatattaataaaagagCAGCGGGCTGCAGTTGACCTGCGGGCCATAGTTTAGGCCACCCCAGATGTAGAAAGTTCAGTGCGTTGCTGCTTATTGCTGGCTCAGAACATCAGGCTTTTCAGGATTCCCAGGCAGACTCTCTCTTCGCCACTCCCTCTGCCTCCATCCCTACCCAcatccctcctccacccctcttGTGCTTCCTGAATGCTGTCCAACAGGCTAGACTACTTGTATCACACTCTGACATTGGGTAGTAACAGTTGTTTGTGATTGTTCATATTCATAAATGTATGGcccactgtgtttgtgtgtgtttcctctccttgtccTGCTGTCATGCAATGAAACACCCGGGTGACTTTAGGACCCAGTGAGAGACACCCAGGGGGCGCGGCAATATTTTTAATCTGACCACAGAACCTGTTAGTTTACTCTTGCTTCCTCAAAGACAGTTCACACGTTCCCTCACAGTAGTTCCTTGATGTGACAGTTGCAATAGAGAAgtgctctgtgcagcagcaacagaagcGCCACAGCTCTGAACCCAAGCCTTGGCGACCCTAATCCATGACCCCTGGACGAGGACCTTTGTGTCCTGACATGCCTGTGAAAGGTGCCCTATCCAGGACAGTGTGCAACCAGCCATGGAGCAGCAGACCAGGATACTGAGGGACCTCCTGGTCCAGCTGGAGAGACAGAAGGCTGTGGACGAGCAGGCATCTAATGGCATTGCTGGGGAGTTTGCAGTGAGTCTATTTTGTTCCTTTAGTGGAAGTAGCCCACTGTCGAGAGAAGTATagatttatttgttgtgttgttcTCATTAACACATCACCTGAAGTCATGTTATAATAGCTATTGAATTAACTGACAGAAAGTACAATGAAAGGGAAAGTTCATAGTTTTACAGGCTTCCAAAATTTCACAAAAGGACTGATTTTCAGGGAAGTAACACTCTGCTTTGGTAACGCCACATTTGCGCTTCCTCTTTGCACTGATGCTTGTCATTAAAGGGGCATGGACAAGAAAGACCCATAAGCAAatgcattaatacatttaacGACGAACAAAGATTATTCAATTTGTCTAATAATTTGTTCACTTATCATGTTTCAGTCTTACTTATAACAATGCatgtacattcacacacaagcaTGTACATATACGCACAAAAAGACCTCTTCCTCAGAAGTAGAAGGATGACATCACCTGACGGCTGCTGTCATGGTGATGAGTGACATGACAGTGCCTGAGGACAGCACCCTGTGCTTCACATGCTGCTACCACCCAGACCACTCTGGAGGAAGGGGTCTATTGCATCACTTCCTTAAAGAACAAAAAGCACTCTGTAGTGTTAGCAGCACAGAAGGTCCGCAAGGCCTTCAGCAGACTGTTTGGAACTGTGATAGTTGGCCTCTGAACAAAAAGACCAGTGTCTCAACAAATCCTGTAAGCCTGGACGAGCCATGACTTTAGTTTGAGTGTCAGACCTTCCGCCCAGTAAATTCCGGATGGAAATCCTCTTGGTTTGTAAGCCACCAAGTCAGTTTCTAGTAAAGTGAGTCACAGATTCTGGTCATCCGAGGTTGAATCACATGAAAACTGATCATATATGACCATTGTGCGTTTGGTCACAGCATGGTCTGAAAAGCATGTTGCTTGGGTAAAAAGTCAGTAGCACATTCTATAAcgcccatgtctataatgcattataaacatatttataatgtgGTATCTGCTTTTAGCACTGTGTCATTATAGTTATaagtatatacatatttataatgcTATTAAACAATAGgcataacacattataaagcatttcaTAATTACTTATATGGTCAAGTACCATAATACCTCATAATACTCCATTCACTGACATTGTTTTTGCATGgatgcattataatcactgttattATACATTACAATGTGATTATAAGTCACTATAAGTGGTCATTGTTTGAATTAAGTTGAGTGAAAATATCATTAAATCTATGCAAGAACATTACACCAAACGTTGTAAAATTATCTTCTTTGTTTAACAGGTCATAAAAGAAACGGAGTATACCAATTTTACAAAACTTTTTGATGATGAACAACTGAATTATGGTCACGACTAATAACCAgcttataatgtattatatcaACCTACACAtcagaaatgttatttcttcACTTAAAGCATCCAACAATCACTTAGACTAACTTATGATCACATTACAATGCATTATAAGATGATTATTATGTATTACAACTATTGGAATTATAACACACTATGATCCttgaagtataaagtacctGACTTtataagtaattaaaaagatCTTTATAATGTGTTCTGACTATTGTTATAAAgctttataaatacatatgacTATAATAATACACTGCTATATGCATATTAAACTaattttatgtatgtttataataCATCATAGGCATGTGCGTCATAGAGAGTGTTACCAAAAAGTTCTCTGACATTGTGCATTgtgattattaaaatgttgcttttgaaTGTAGAAGGATTCaatttctttcatgtttttcagaGGTTGAAAAGCCTGTCAACTAAGTACCGCACTGACAAGACCTACCCGACCAAGACAGCAGAAAAGCAAGACAACATCAAGAAGAACCGATACAAAGACATTGTTCCCTGTAAGCTTTGCTCAAGGCAGACTGATGAAAATAGCAGGTTGCCATTTACACCTCTGCATAATTTGCATCAGGGAAGTTCAGATAATATATGAATAGGACTCTAAATATATCTAGGTCAAATAATAACTGGACCTCCATATATTTACACCTCTTGAACATCAATGCTGAAAATATGCATAAATGAATTATATGGCTTACGGTTTTAAGTGTTGCATGACATTTAGATGCAAATACATAAACACTATGATATAGCATGATATGCAGTAAGttaatgtatatgtgtatgatGACCTGGAATTTGACAGGGTGATATTGATGAgctaaaatgttataaataattaacttttgtTCTTCCAGGTTAATGTAACTAATGATGTTGACATCATACCcgatttattttataaaaatagtatatttttcaaatatttataacCATTGGACAATTTGGAATATATCCCTccagaaaaatgtacaaatgccaaacatattttttcttattctctattcttattcttttttgCAATAAGGCTGTGAAGTACAGCACAGTCAGCTACTCTTTAGTTGTGCGACGTTGCTCTTCTAACTACATATTCATCTCCTTTCAGTTGACCACACTAGAGTAAAGCTCACTCTCACCACAGCTAAAAATGACAGCGAATACATCAACGCCAGTTTCATCAAGGTAAATTAACAATGTGCTTATAATATTCCTATAAATTCCATTTACACATTTATGTAACTAATATAGTTTGTGCAAATGTTGCTGATATCTTTTGACAATAAGTTGTGTTTTGTCTCCAGGGAGCGTCAGGCTCCAGGGCCTACATTGCTACTCAGGGTCCTCTGCCTCACACAGTACTGGACTTCTTGAGGATGCTTTGGGAGTACAACATCAAGGTATGACCCACCTGTCATCTGTGGACAAAATAAGGTGTTTTTTAACACATAATGTTGCTCTTAAAATTAGGTGCTCTGATCTTAGTTACATAAACTGACCCTTTGAACTCCTTGGCTATAGGTTGTGTTGATGGCCTGTCGAGAGTTTGAGATGGGAAAGGTAACATCATTTTCTACATGTCCACATTCGACGTTTCCTCAACATATTATCTTCCATTTGCTTGTATACGATCAACActtctgtattttgtgtgtcAGTTCAACTTCAGCCTGCTATGCGAGGTCATTGTTCACACACCAGCCATTTTGCAATTAAGTCATGTTCGGGGTGGGAGGAAACCCAATTTTAGAAAGTAATCTAAGctaaatgacattttaaacatcatCGCGCTGAACAAGATTGGTGGTGGTGAGGTGAAGTCATGctgtggtgtagtttgtttatagccagaagatgttttttattattgccGATTGTATTTACGcttcaaaaatgacaaaagtggtgttcatttgtgaggATTATCCTGCTGGACAAAACATATATGCATCAGTAACAATTGTTTGCcacagtccttttttttctgcaataattccaaatccaatgaaaaaatcctttggctttttttttgagGGAATCGATGCAATGTTAACTTTCGCATTAGCCTTcaaaatatgtcatccctgcagcactttatAGCTGTCTGACTAATTCCTGGAAGAATCCTCCCATTCTGAGCATGACGTCAGATGCTCTGTGTGAGaagtaaaatgtgaaatacactGTGCTTCTGTACTCTTTTTGTAGAAAAAGTGTGAGCGCTACTGGCCACAGACACAAGAGCAGCCATTTCTTTGTGAGCCTTTCACAGTTTACTGTGTGAGTATTATTCTCGTAGTCCCACTTCCTACTTTGACGAGTTTCAGTAGAAGTTTTCTATAACATGTATACATTGTAATCCTACACTATCTTCACACAAAATCTGTGTCATACAACAATTGGTTATgctattattaataaaatacaaaaaaagtatccactgcaaaaataaataatgaacttGAGGATGCATTGCTGGTTTATGACAGGATTCTGAGGAAAACAAAGGAGATTATCTGACAAGGACGTTACGGGTGACTTTTCGCAACGTAAGTAGTTTTTATTCAGTACCCTGACTGTAAGATTAACTGATAGGTATTTCTCCTGATACAAGCAAGACATTATCAGATTCATTTGTTGTTAGCTGCTACAAAGACAAGAGGCAGTTGTTGAAATGACCCATGTGGTTATATTTGACATCTTTGAGAGACGATCtactaacatgtactaaaataatttatgtaaatgtttagcTTCACAATGACAGAGTTGCAAACAACAACCTAAAAATGTGTATGCTCTGAAAATAAGCTTGCATTATTGTCTACAATGTCtagaatgcttttttttttttttttccagtgtagCCGAACTTTGAAACAGCTGCACTATTTCAACTGGCCAGATCACGGTGTACCAGACTCCATCCCTCCCATTCTGGACATGTTGCATGAGATGCGTTCCTATCAAGCCCATGATGATATCCCCTTCTGCATCCACTGCAGGTCAGGCTTCACTATGGAATTAAATTCTACTTATCTCCTTAAGAAAAAACTATCTTGATCCATCTATTATGAATCATTGTAGGCCTGTTGCAGTCTGTTTGCAGTTCATCCACAATTAAATAGCCATCTTAGTGATAATAAAATCCACAACAAATATATATCGAGGCAATCCAGAATATTGTAAGCATCTGGTTGGAATTTCAGGAAAAGTCCTCGACTGGTTCTATACTTTTTCAGCTTTGGTAAACATGCTTCAAATACCATATTTTTAACCATATCTGGCACATTCTGATGCAGAGATATTCATGCTTTGGTCTCATCTTTACTATTGCAGTGCTCTTTTAACTGGACTTCCCAAGTAATCAGTGTACTGATGTCACAGCATCTTTCACAGGCCCCCTGTCATCTTCAAGGCTCTGAATGATTTAGCACCTCCACCTTTATAGTCTTGAGAATTATGGATAGGCAGCCTTTTCGTATTATGCACCAAAACAGCATCACATCCATATTTAACAACCTATATACATTtcctcaggaaaaaaaacaaaaacattttaagacttAAGAGAAGTTTGGAATAATGATTATGTTAATTACTGATGGACAAGGCTTGTTTTGTTGCAGGCAAACAGTGATCACACTGAAGAATCACCCTTTTGGTTCTGATTAAGTAGTTACAATGAGAACATATTTCCTGTGGGCAGAATGTATATGTCCCCTACTTTAGGCCTTAGAGGTTAGGCACCTCCTcccttttctttaaaacaggaagtgtgtgtagGCGGGTAGCCGACGACCCACTAGGTTTTAAAGTGTGCGTGTGGGCATTTCCCCTCAGTTTTTCCAACACTTACAGTTAGGCTGATTTAAAACCCATGTCTACCTTTTTACTGAAACTTACACAATTCAATAATCTTTTGACTTGTATCAACCtacaaaaaacagctgcatgtgtgtggtcTGTGCTTGGTTATTCAGCTGCAGTGTGAGGCCTTATAAAACATTACGTTCTGCGACCAGTGCAAAATTGAGctattagatatttttttggTGGGCTCAAATATACAGTGAGACATGAGAGGTTTGGTTACAGTCATGGATTTGGCTACTTGAAAAGAAGAAGTGTTTGTTCAATGTGCCATCTCAAAGATATAgaacatttgtttcattttgttagatgttgtcattttttttttggaacctACGCCATACTTTGTTTAATAGGACAAAATATGAAGTTGATTTCGCAAATAAGAATGATGTTcaaattttaaacatttaaattagtcAGTTTCTTGGaattttatacataaatatatgttatttgaAAGTAtattaaagtactttttttttgttcttgttttgatgataaataataaaaaattgcTGTATATTTTAAGTAGTTATTAATATAGATACTGTAGAATACACGATTTGAAAGTGTGCCACACCATGACCTGCCCACACCTTTTGAGGATGATGTGTCAGAAATGGAATGATGAGTAAGTGGCTGATCCAACCTACAGCCAAGGAAATCACCCCACTTCTGAGTGATGTCATCATGAGACAGCTGTCAAAAGCTTTCAGTGACAATTGTGATTTTGTTCCTCAACACCCACAGGAAAAAGAACATAACTTCACAAACATCTCATAATGTACTATACGACAATCAAATCCTACCACTAACCGTGGCCTCAATAATTACCATAGAGTTTAGTCAACTCTTGTCCGACACATTGATACaggttttttgtatttttttaatttattgttttttattgttttattcaaatatcATTTTCTAACCAAATggagagtctctctctctctagagaTGACCTGAGTGgttaaaatgtgactttctgctgctgtgattgTAGTGCTGGCTGTGGTAGAACTGGAGTCCTGTGTGCCATTGATTATACCTGGAATCTCCTGAAGAGACAGGTGAGAAATACCTGCAGTTCCACAATACATGCTGCACATTATCTATCTAAAGCCCGATTACTGTAACAGTAAAGATTCaagctctgttgtgttgtttgtgtgcttgtttttaGATGATCACTCCAGATTTCAATATCTTTGACTTGGTTCAAAACATGAGAACCCAGAGGCCCTCGGTGGTTCAAACCAAGGTAGTTGCTGTTTTTTAACAAGGCATCACTTGTAGCAAATCTTCCAACAGGCAGAACCACACTTAAGGAAATTCTTTGTGTCAGTTGCTTCCTTTCATCAAAGATCTTTTgatgatttgtgttttgtgcttcaTGCCCCGGGGCTGTGACACCTAACAGAGcaggtttttgttgtttaacCTCAGGAACAATATGATCTGGTGTACAGAACCATCAAGTTGCTGTTTGAGAGATATTTGCAGTACGTGGATGCACAGACCTGCAGAAATAAGGTGAGCGATCAAGAACACTCCCTTGTGAATGAGCAAGAAACATCAAAGTAGAATGGAAATATATCATACTTCCTCCACCGCAGCCAATTGACAAGCACAACCATTACGACCAGCAAGGCAGAAACGACAGCTGTGGCAGGCTCTCTTGTGGTTTCAGTAGCACTGATGCAGAATGTCATGCGATCTGAGAGGAAAGTAATTAATTTCCAGACAAATAAATTGTGAAGGTTGTGTCGAGAAGGCTACTGTTTTACTTGAAGTTAAACACAAGAAGTTAGTGATTTGTTCAACTCTAAGGGCCTCTGTATAATATTGCATCCACCATAATACTACATGTGCATATTTGCCAAGCATTTATGCATGCACATGCAAATTGTCTTCATTTATGTaaagctgttgctgctgctgtgactCAAACTCTGTGTTAAACTGGCCAGGTGACAACGAACCCATCTGCTATAGCGACTGACACAGAAAGAGAGCTCCCTGACCTGAGTAAGGAGGTGGTTTCGCTGCCACAATTCCAGCACCTTCTTGATGAGGAGAGGGATGTTTTGCAACAGTACCACACTTCCTTGTCTTCTGCTTCACACAATCACATTGCCTTGAGAGAAAAGGACCTGCAGAGGGACCAGGAACAATGGTACCTTCTCCGAACGCTTCCTGAGGCTCTGATTACCACCCAGGACCCGCAGGAGGGACCCATGACCTCCCTAACACAGGTGCATTCCAGCCAGAGAGCCCCCGCAGTAGAGGAGAGGATAGAAGAAAGCTATGACATACCATCTCTGAACCCTCCACCTTCACCAGCTGTGGCAGAAGCAATTTGTCTGATGGTGGAAGACCCTTACTTTGACACACCAATGAGCTACCCTTCTTCAGAGGAAGCACCAATGAACTTGACTGAAGACGCCAACCAATGGACAGTTAGCCCCATCTTCAGCATGCCCTCACTGTGTCTGAATGACCAGACTCTGGAGCTTAACTCTCCTGCCTCAGGTAAATGGTCATATTCGTGCATGTTAGTCCAGACTACGGAGACAACAGGGTAGTAGAATTCGATTTTGTAGATATTTGCATTAACTGATGTCCATTTTGCAGGTGCTGTCGAAGTTCATAGAGATGAGGAGGAACCTCCTCCCCTACCTCAACGAACTCCTGAATCCTATGTAATCGCTGTGGATGCAGGTTGGTGTCCTCAGTgtagatataaaaacaaatcttgaaTATAAATCATTAGTTTCTTTGAAGATTTACTCTGTGCATATATCCTGGACTTTTGAGGATACTTTATATAACATGttatggtttttatttttcagagcATCCAGCTCCCTTTGAAAGGTTAATGGTTATAATTCCACccaatgctgctgctgaggctgtTAGGGAGTTGGGAAGTGAGAAAATATCTAAAACTCCAAAATATCTTCTATGGCACACTCAATTATGCTTTTCTTCTAGTGACACATCTCTGAAGATGACTAATTCCAATATTTTTGTTGGTGACTCACTGTGAGTAAAATATCCATAACAAACTATGATACATTATTCCAGGCAACCCCCTCACCTGCCCCCCCACTTCCTGAGAGAACCCCAGAATCATTTGAGTGGGCCCTTGATCAAGGTGACTTCAAAATTTCATAAATCATACCCAACAATAAAAATtctaaaaacaagttttacttaaaaaatgtaataatgaaatTGATTATTCCTGGTTATCTTTCAGCTCCTGTGAAGCTGAAGTCAGACGTCACGCCGGCCGTGAAGCTGAACAGAATAGGAATGTCTTCCGAATGGTCTGGGGACTCAAGGCCAGCCACCACTGCATCTCAGATTGAGACGAATCCATGGGTGAGGAGTAAGGTAAGGATAAAGTCTCTTCGCAGGCTGAAGTGTGACTTTCTGTAAGTGTGAGCCATGAGGGTTTGGAAGATGATGAGTTATGCATATTCACATTATTTGAGCACATAAGGAGGTCAACATCTGTTTGACACCTCTGGCCAATAGAGAATGAGGATGATACATGTGACACCCAAACCATAAATTGTAAAGAGCCGGCTCAAATAAAAGGAGATTTAAACCTCTTTCACTACCCTGAAGTTCATACTTCAACTGATTGGTTTCTGAAATCATCCATcatcaataatgtaaatatgtcaTTTAAATAGTTCAGGCATTTAAAATGGCAGTTATGTAACAGCAACATACTTCTCTTTCTTGTAGAGTCTGAGAGTAAAAATGACCGTCACAGgtaagatatttttttacatgcatcTCAGGAATAATATGTAAACGCAATGGCTAAAAATGAAGCCAGCTGAAAAAAATTGAAGATACTACAGCACATGTTTGTGATTATTTAAATAGTATGTTCTTGTGATATCTCCAGTTCCAGTTACACATCCTGATCTTGCATCAAATACAACATCAAACCTCCACCCTCATTATCCACCTCTGGAACCACTGACTCCTCCGCTGCTTCTTCAAAGTAAGCTCAccaaactgaatgaaaaaaattcCACAAACATAACTGTCTATGTAACTTCAAGAGAAGTTACAACATACACGTCCACACAAAGAGAAGATACATTAATTATCTGTTAGTTATAAGAAATTAGAAGTGTTTTATCTTTGGTTTTGCAGCTGAGAAGAGCCTGACTCCTCCACTTCCTGACAGAACCCCCGACTCCTTCTTCCTCCCCACAGAAGAGAGTGAGTCTATCGTTGCTTCCTTGCAACAGAGAGACACAATGTAGCTCATGCTGTAGTACTTGTTGTCTAAGTGAAGTGCTCTTTTCCAACAGTTCACGAGAGATCCGCCCTCTGCTCGCAGCCCTTAGAAGCAACACGGCCCTCACCGAGGGTAGGCATGTCATCTGAGTGGGATGGCACCGCTCAGCCTAAGAAATTCCTTGACGTTGTTATGAGCAGGAGCAAGGTAATGACTATTAATTAAGTCAAAAGCTGGGGGTTACAGTTTGTGACCAACTAATTTTCCTGTACTAATCTCACTGCTTTTCCATTCAGTAATTAACGTCATAAGTTTCCATTTCCATTAtcatttttgcttcattttttccccccctcagaGTGTTCGAGCTAAAAGTTCTAAACAAGGTAAGCTATTTTATCTCATAAACTAAGActccttcctcttctgctcATAATTCTATCTGACCTGGCAGGTAAAAGATAGCAATATTTAAAATTTGTCTGCTGAATAAATTGccaaaacagctgggcactgtaggtttgataaaatatttatcaaacaggagtaaatggTGTATTTGTTGGGGACACAGATATGGTGCGCTATAGAGTTATGCTATGTTcacaacaaaagcaacaaaactgcCAAGAGTGGCCAGCTACAAATACTGTGGGTTACTAGTAACTAGCTGGCCAGTTAGTACTGG
The sequence above is a segment of the Anoplopoma fimbria isolate UVic2021 breed Golden Eagle Sablefish chromosome 12, Afim_UVic_2022, whole genome shotgun sequence genome. Coding sequences within it:
- the ptpn22 gene encoding tyrosine-protein phosphatase non-receptor type 22, with the translated sequence MEQQTRILRDLLVQLERQKAVDEQASNGIAGEFARLKSLSTKYRTDKTYPTKTAEKQDNIKKNRYKDIVPFDHTRVKLTLTTAKNDSEYINASFIKGASGSRAYIATQGPLPHTVLDFLRMLWEYNIKVVLMACREFEMGKKKCERYWPQTQEQPFLCEPFTVYCDSEENKGDYLTRTLRVTFRNCSRTLKQLHYFNWPDHGVPDSIPPILDMLHEMRSYQAHDDIPFCIHCSAGCGRTGVLCAIDYTWNLLKRQMITPDFNIFDLVQNMRTQRPSVVQTKEQYDLVYRTIKLLFERYLQYVDAQTCRNKVTTNPSAIATDTERELPDLSKEVVSLPQFQHLLDEERDVLQQYHTSLSSASHNHIALREKDLQRDQEQWYLLRTLPEALITTQDPQEGPMTSLTQVHSSQRAPAVEERIEESYDIPSLNPPPSPAVAEAICLMVEDPYFDTPMSYPSSEEAPMNLTEDANQWTVSPIFSMPSLCLNDQTLELNSPASGAVEVHRDEEEPPPLPQRTPESYVIAVDAEHPAPFERLMVIIPPNAAAEAVRELGSEKISKTPKYLLWHTQLCFSSSDTSLKMTNSNIFVNYDTLFQATPSPAPPLPERTPESFEWALDQAPVKLKSDVTPAVKLNRIGMSSEWSGDSRPATTASQIETNPWVRSKSLRVKMTVTVPVTHPDLASNTTSNLHPHYPPLEPLTPPLLLQTEKSLTPPLPDRTPDSFFLPTEEIHERSALCSQPLEATRPSPRVGMSSEWDGTAQPKKFLDVVMSRSKSVRAKSSKQEPLTAVRQLATPPVVVAGAGSARVGQHDVNRRPSLNAETSGNKSDKSNEKSMSRTKSLKFFRHKQKPKTDPPPPSPPTQPGTAAPSHGASSSMFKFGFGYRFGKPKGPRSYPETWV